Within Planctomycetia bacterium, the genomic segment CTAACGGCTTTTCCATGCGAGACTGGGTCGTTCTCGCACACTTGTACCGGCCTAAATGTGCGAACTTGTCAAAACATCCGGTCGCGATCGTTTCACTCCAGCGCTAATTCAATCACGACGAAGACAAATTCAGCGGCGATCCTCATCATCGGAAGAGCGGGATCGACCTGCCGATTCCGCCGGCTTTTGGTTCGCAGGGAGGTTATCGATGTCTACGACTTCGATTCGATACTTTCGAGCGTCGTTCACACTTTTCGCGGTACTTTTTACCGTTGCGGCAAACGCCGCTTCGCCGTTCGACGAGCTCCGCACCGATCCGTTCGCTCAAGATATGTCTTTGGCGACCACTAATGCCGGCCGACCGGTCGACTTCACGACCCTGGAAGACAAACCGATTTCGCTCTCCGAGGGCGCTCGATTGATCGATGCTTCGCTCGTCGCCGACAACGGTCGATTACTGGGTCTGTTCGCCCATAGCGATTATGCTTTCGGCGACTTTATCTCTCCCGCGAGCAATCCGCTCTTCTTCGAAGATCCGCGGACGCTCACCGAGGTTCGGTTTCTTTTCGTCAATCAATGGATTCCTTCGAACAATCCGGTGCTACAAGGAGGAAGCGCGCAGGTCGTTGCCGCACAGATTCGCGTCGCGCTGACCCAGCGACTCTCGATTATCGCGAACAAAGATGGATACATTTGGCTCAATCCCGTCAATCCGGCCGTGCCGTCCTCGCAAGGGTTTGCGGATGTCGCTGCCGGTTTGAAATACAATTTGTTTCGTAATCCCGACACCGAAACGATCGTGAGCATCGGCGGAACGTTTGAATTGGATGTCGGTGCCCATCGCGTGTTCCAAGGTCGCGGCGACGGCGAGTTCCATCTTTTCTCCAGTGCAGGGCAGGCTCTATTCGGCGGCATCGCGCATTGGGTCAGCGGCTCGGGCCTTCGCTTGCCGACGGATACCCAAGCTCGATCTTCGATGTGGTATTGGTCCAACCAATGGGATGTGAAGGTCACCGAGCGAATTTACCTCTTAAGCGGTGTGAACTGGTTTCATTGGTTCGATGCAGGCAACACGTTGCCGGTGAATTTCGAAGGACAAGACTTGATGAACCTCGGTGCCTCGGGCGTGGGTGGCAACGACGTCGTCACCGGCTCGCTTGGGATGCGATATCGTTTCGGACGGATGAACGAAACCGGTGTTTGCTGGGAGTACCCGCTTACCGAGCGTCGCGACTTGCTGCAATCTCGGCTCTATGTCGACCTATGTCTTCGCTTCTAAGACGCTTCGCTATTCCCGTAACGCGGCAGAGTCGCACTGGGTGGGCAGCGACTCTGCCGCGGGTTTACACAGCGGACATGTCGGAGTCGCCGGCTCCGTCAATGTCTGGAACGGCAACGTCAGAGCATAAGCTCCGCGGGCCAGCGACAAACCGCCCGTGACGACGATGCACCAAGCGGCGAGTTCGAACATGCGACGGCGATTCGCTAAGCCGACCAACGATGCTCCGAGCCCGAGCCCGATCATGAGCGGTAGCGTACCAGCACCAAAGCAGATCATCGTAAGTGCGCCATCGGCAAGGTTGCCGCTGCTCACGGCCAACGCCAACATCGCGTAGACAAGTCCGCAAGGAAGGAAACCGGTCATCACGCCGCCGAGCAACGGCCCGCCTATACCCGACCTGCGTAAAAGCGATCCCAACAGACTCGGTTGTAAGCAGATCGGTAATTTAAAACCCGGCGGACGATCCGCGTTCGCCGATGCGAGAACGAGTGGCTGCGAATTCGCGATGGTACGTGATCGGCGGAAGCGTTGCTTAAGGGTTTCCCAAAGGCTTGTAGCTCGAAACCCTTGCGAGACGAGCAGCAGCCCGGCCGCAATCGCCAACACGGCTTGGACGTTGAACAAGCTCGTCGAGAGGACGAGCTTTCGCCCACCGAAACCTGCTGCAGCACCCAGTGTCGTGTAGGTAAAGATGCGCCCAACACCGTACATCGACTGGCGCAGAAGATTCTCGCGCCAAGTCGTTGCGCCGGTACCGAGAGCCACGGCAAAGCCGCCGCACATGCCGACGCAGTGCGATGAGCCGAGCAGACCACCGATGAGCACGAGCGAGAGATCGGTCATACGGCGATTCGCTCCTGAGGCGAGCGGATGATTGAACCGAGCGATCCGGTCGTGACACCGGTCGCTTGAGGTGCGAGTCGCAGCGAATTGGCGACGACAGTCAACCCGCTGATAGCCATCGCTGCGGCCGCCCACACAGGATTCAACCAACCTGTTGCGGCGAGGCCGACGCCGAACGCGTTGTAGAAGAATGACCAAAAGAGATTCTGTCGCACGATCCGCACCGTTTGACGCGACAAGCGAATCGCCCAAGGGATTCGAGAGAGATCATTCCCGAGCAGGCAGATGTCGGCCGACTGACGGGAGACGTCGGCACCGCAACCGAGAGCGATCCCGACGTCGGCGGCCGAGAGCGCCGGCGCGTCGTTGATGCCATCGCCGATCATCACCGTCGGGCCGAACGCCAGTCGTAGCTCATGCACGGCATCGAGCTTATCCGCCGGAAGCAACTCGGCCTTTACGTCGACGTCGAGGAGCCTACTCAGCGCCCGCCCGCGCTCGGCGTGGTCGCCGCTGAGAACCGTGATGAGGCATCCCAACATCCGACTTTCGGCAATCGCTTCTCGCGCATTCGAGCGAAGCTCCTCGCGCAAGCCGAAAACTCCGCACACGGTCAGGTGTCGGGCGACGCACACGAGCGACAATCCCTCATCACTCATTACGCGGATCGCTTCATGGATGCTCGGGCTCGGCGCGAATCCGTGTTCTTGCATCATTCGTAGACTGCCGAGATAGAGCATATCGTCGACGTTTCGGAACGATGCTACGAGTCCGCGTCCCGGCAGAGTCTGCGTTTCACAAGCCGCGCCGGTCTTGGAGCCATGTGCCAGGCAATATCGCCGCACGGCCTGCGAGAACTCATGGTTGGAAGTGGCCACGGCGGATGCGATGCGAGCGAGCAGCTCGTCGCCATCTGTCCCTTCACGTATCACGAATCGATCGACGGTCGGGCAGCCGTCGGTCAGAGTGCCTGTCTTGTCGAAGGCGAGCACGCGGGTCTCGGCCAGCCGCTCGAGCGCCTCGCCGTGGCGAAAGAGGACTTGCGCTTGCGCGGCGGTTCCCATCGCCGCCCATACGGCCATCGGCGTGGCCAAGCCTAAGGCGCAGGGGCACGCGATCAATACGACGGCCAAAGCTGCCAGGAGTCCTTGATCGAGCCCGGAGTAGACCGTGTGGTAAGCGAACGTCCCGATCGCCACGACGACGACGACGGGAAGAAACGCCGCCGCGATTCGGTCCGCTAATCGCTGATAGCGGCCTTTATGCATTCGAGCCGTGCGGATGCATTCGAGTAAGCGTTCGAGCGTCCCTCCGCGCGGCTCCGCGGTGGCTTCGATCGTGAGCCCGCCGTCGAGATTGAGGGTGCCGCCGATCACGGGATCTCCCGTTTCGACCACTTGAGGCCGACTCTCGCCGGTGAGAAGCTGCGTGTCGATCGAGGCCAAGCCGGAGACGATGCGTCCGTCGGTCGGAATACGTTCTCCGGCCCGAACGAACAGCCGGTCGCCGATCGACACGGTATCGAGCGGGACGTCGATCAGTTCGCCGGCTTCCCGCCGATGAACGATCGCGGGAAGAAGCTTCTCCAGGCTATCGAGCGCCGTCGTGGCTTCTTGTTTGCCGCGCGCTTCCAGCCAGCGTCCGATGGTTACCAAGACGAGGACGGCGCAACCGACTTCATAGTAAACCGGACCTTCCGACCGCACCGTCGAAACGATGGAGTAGGCGAAAGCGGCGACGGTGCCGACGATCAGCAGCAGATCGGTCGACGGTGCGCCGCGACGAAGCGACTTCCAGGCCTCTTCCGCAACGGGGAGGCCGAGCAAATACAGAACCGGCAGCGAAAACAGCATGCAGAGGTATCGAGAAACGGCCCATAGCGAGACGGCCGACGGCACGCCGGTCTTCTCCGGGTCGTAGACGTCTTGCGTCCAAAGGAGCATGGTAAAGACCATGACGTTGAGCGACAGAAAAATGCACAGCGCCAGCCGAAAGAATGCGCCCGTGCCGTCTCGCTCACCGGTCTTGTCGAGAGCCATGTCGGCGGCGAAGCGGCAGCCGAAGCAGCAATACTTGGGCTCGGCGATCTTGCTCGTCGGATCGCCGATATCCTCCGCTAGCCGGCCCGGCACCGGTAAGCCGCAATGATCGCAATACACCGATGGCGTCATCGTATGGGTCTCGGCACCCGGAAGCGTGCCGACTCG encodes:
- a CDS encoding sulfite exporter TauE/SafE family protein, producing MTDLSLVLIGGLLGSSHCVGMCGGFAVALGTGATTWRENLLRQSMYGVGRIFTYTTLGAAAGFGGRKLVLSTSLFNVQAVLAIAAGLLLVSQGFRATSLWETLKQRFRRSRTIANSQPLVLASANADRPPGFKLPICLQPSLLGSLLRRSGIGGPLLGGVMTGFLPCGLVYAMLALAVSSGNLADGALTMICFGAGTLPLMIGLGLGASLVGLANRRRMFELAAWCIVVTGGLSLARGAYALTLPFQTLTEPATPTCPLCKPAAESLPTQCDSAALRE
- a CDS encoding heavy metal translocating P-type ATPase, with product MTPSVYCDHCGLPVPGRLAEDIGDPTSKIAEPKYCCFGCRFAADMALDKTGERDGTGAFFRLALCIFLSLNVMVFTMLLWTQDVYDPEKTGVPSAVSLWAVSRYLCMLFSLPVLYLLGLPVAEEAWKSLRRGAPSTDLLLIVGTVAAFAYSIVSTVRSEGPVYYEVGCAVLVLVTIGRWLEARGKQEATTALDSLEKLLPAIVHRREAGELIDVPLDTVSIGDRLFVRAGERIPTDGRIVSGLASIDTQLLTGESRPQVVETGDPVIGGTLNLDGGLTIEATAEPRGGTLERLLECIRTARMHKGRYQRLADRIAAAFLPVVVVVAIGTFAYHTVYSGLDQGLLAALAVVLIACPCALGLATPMAVWAAMGTAAQAQVLFRHGEALERLAETRVLAFDKTGTLTDGCPTVDRFVIREGTDGDELLARIASAVATSNHEFSQAVRRYCLAHGSKTGAACETQTLPGRGLVASFRNVDDMLYLGSLRMMQEHGFAPSPSIHEAIRVMSDEGLSLVCVARHLTVCGVFGLREELRSNAREAIAESRMLGCLITVLSGDHAERGRALSRLLDVDVKAELLPADKLDAVHELRLAFGPTVMIGDGINDAPALSAADVGIALGCGADVSRQSADICLLGNDLSRIPWAIRLSRQTVRIVRQNLFWSFFYNAFGVGLAATGWLNPVWAAAAMAISGLTVVANSLRLAPQATGVTTGSLGSIIRSPQERIAV